A single Vulcanisaeta distributa DSM 14429 DNA region contains:
- a CDS encoding aspartyl protease family protein, with translation MGYVWVDAELISGDREVRVKALVDSGATLTVIPRALAVELGLRVTDRGVVMTVGGPVNVEFSEVRVRLMGREATVRVVISDIIDKVLIGITTLEILGLMIDPMTGTLKEAPYLLY, from the coding sequence ATGGGCTATGTTTGGGTTGATGCCGAATTAATAAGTGGGGATAGGGAGGTCAGGGTGAAGGCGTTGGTGGACAGCGGCGCCACCTTAACTGTCATACCCAGGGCATTGGCTGTGGAGCTTGGGCTGAGGGTTACGGATAGGGGCGTGGTCATGACCGTCGGCGGGCCTGTTAATGTTGAGTTTAGTGAGGTTAGGGTTAGGTTAATGGGTAGGGAGGCCACGGTTAGGGTCGTTATTAGTGACATAATTGATAAAGTCCTCATAGGTATAACGACACTGGAGATCCTAGGCCTAATGATAGACCCAATGACAGGCACGCTCAAGGAGGCACCATACCTACTGTACTAG
- a CDS encoding MFS transporter yields MSSKTPFEPLDRSKPTPGHLKLLFISGAGFFADAYDLFAISIALVFLKQVWSLTTSEISLISSAALFGAVIGPFIFGRIGDIFGRKYIYGVEAALLTAGAIASALSINPTTLWITRFILGLGVGGDYPISATLMSEYAPARSRGLFVAGVFSMQGWGIVTAALLGLGLLNAKVNPDLAWRIILGFGAVMPALVIYFRRRVHETPRFEYFVRGNVEGAKRAIRDVLRQDVEINGVRNHDNGFRSNFIRYLPVVLGTAIPWFALDVFFYGVNIFGPFVTSAMGLAKSPLAGIYVQLYVVLAFLVPGYYVAALLVDKMGRKAMQIMGFSIVAATYLVAALLLRNGIVNPVIILALYGLAQFFTNVGPNVTTFILPTEVFPTRFRTTGHGIAAGSGKLGATIAALLIPLYFPITSSALSTVAKYVVMSNLLLVLVIMAIIGIVFTALFINEPKGKSLELSSGELTT; encoded by the coding sequence ATGTCGAGTAAGACACCATTTGAACCACTTGATCGGTCGAAGCCAACACCAGGACATCTAAAGCTCCTATTCATATCCGGCGCAGGCTTCTTCGCAGATGCCTATGACCTATTCGCAATATCCATAGCCCTCGTCTTCCTGAAGCAGGTCTGGTCATTAACCACTTCAGAAATAAGCCTGATATCATCGGCCGCATTGTTCGGAGCAGTTATAGGGCCCTTCATATTTGGCAGAATAGGCGACATATTCGGTAGGAAGTACATATACGGCGTGGAGGCCGCCCTATTAACCGCCGGCGCCATAGCCTCAGCCCTCTCAATAAACCCAACAACGCTTTGGATAACGAGGTTCATACTTGGCCTTGGAGTCGGTGGTGATTACCCAATAAGTGCCACGCTAATGAGTGAGTACGCACCAGCCAGGAGTAGGGGTTTGTTTGTGGCTGGCGTCTTCTCAATGCAGGGGTGGGGCATAGTCACGGCCGCCCTACTCGGCCTAGGACTACTGAATGCCAAGGTCAATCCAGACCTCGCCTGGAGGATAATACTTGGGTTCGGCGCTGTTATGCCCGCGCTAGTCATTTACTTTAGGCGTAGGGTTCATGAGACGCCCAGGTTTGAGTACTTCGTTAGGGGCAATGTCGAGGGTGCCAAGAGGGCAATAAGGGATGTGCTCAGGCAGGATGTGGAAATAAACGGTGTGAGAAACCATGATAATGGCTTCCGCAGCAACTTCATAAGGTACCTACCAGTGGTTCTGGGCACCGCGATACCCTGGTTTGCACTCGACGTGTTTTTCTACGGCGTGAACATATTTGGGCCCTTCGTGACATCAGCGATGGGCCTAGCCAAGAGCCCGTTGGCGGGTATATATGTTCAGTTATATGTTGTTTTGGCATTCCTAGTGCCTGGCTATTACGTGGCGGCATTACTAGTGGATAAAATGGGTAGGAAGGCCATGCAGATAATGGGCTTCTCAATAGTAGCCGCTACGTATTTAGTCGCAGCGCTATTGCTTAGGAATGGCATAGTAAACCCAGTAATCATATTGGCGCTTTACGGCTTAGCCCAGTTCTTCACTAACGTTGGACCCAACGTGACGACGTTCATACTGCCAACGGAGGTATTCCCAACAAGGTTTAGGACGACGGGCCACGGGATAGCCGCCGGTAGCGGTAAATTGGGCGCAACAATAGCGGCATTACTAATACCGCTGTACTTCCCAATAACAAGCAGTGCATTAAGCACGGTGGCCAAGTACGTGGTTATGTCGAACCTACTGCTGGTCCTAGTCATCATGGCAATAATAGGCATAGTATTCACCGCGCTCTTCATCAATGAACCTAAGGGCAAGTCTCTTGAACTATCCTCAGGGGAATTAACAACGTGA
- a CDS encoding DUF86 domain-containing protein gives MSVSREFVKNLIRDIEYAVREVNRIASKSYDELSDEDKMAIRYELIVIAEALMALVMHIVRRGLNERPKTPINALMMARDRGLLTMNEYEDLTKLVRLRNLLVHRYWVIDDYLIYRSIKSDFKSLASFIDRLRSRYGIR, from the coding sequence GTGAGCGTTTCTAGGGAATTTGTTAAGAATCTTATTAGGGACATTGAGTATGCTGTAAGGGAGGTTAATAGGATTGCGAGTAAGTCGTATGATGAATTGAGTGATGAGGATAAGATGGCCATTAGGTATGAGTTGATAGTCATCGCTGAGGCATTAATGGCCCTGGTAATGCACATAGTGCGTAGGGGCCTGAACGAAAGACCCAAGACACCCATAAACGCGTTAATGATGGCCAGGGACAGGGGCTTACTGACTATGAATGAGTATGAGGACTTGACGAAGTTGGTAAGACTTAGGAATCTCCTCGTCCATAGGTATTGGGTGATTGACGATTACTTAATATATCGAAGCATTAAGTCGGACTTTAAAAGCCTAGCGAGCTTTATAGATAGGCTAAGAAGCCGCTATGGCATTCGATGA
- a CDS encoding nucleotidyltransferase family protein, with the protein MAFDEGYTYHSISREERESLISRIRDVLREYGVSLGIVFGSFVDLDEFRDIDIAVYGKDIDLNKVLSLGTRLEEVLGIPVDVVSLMDVDPEFRLSILERGIVILEDVDGLYEALISETLDELYLVRHGEDLVQ; encoded by the coding sequence ATGGCATTCGATGAAGGGTATACTTACCATTCAATAAGTCGTGAGGAGCGGGAATCATTGATTTCGAGGATTAGGGACGTACTTAGGGAGTATGGTGTTTCCCTAGGTATCGTATTCGGTAGCTTCGTAGACCTCGATGAGTTTAGGGACATAGATATCGCGGTTTATGGGAAGGATATCGACCTCAATAAGGTATTAAGCCTTGGGACCAGGCTTGAGGAGGTCCTTGGTATTCCGGTGGATGTGGTTTCATTAATGGATGTCGATCCCGAGTTCAGGCTTTCAATACTGGAGCGTGGCATCGTAATTCTCGAGGATGTTGATGGTTTATACGAGGCATTAATAAGTGAGACCCTCGATGAACTTTACCTGGTGAGACACGGGGAAGACCTAGTACAGTAG